The genomic interval GCGCACCCCGCCGGAACAGGCTGCGCCCGGACACGTGGCAGAGGGACGCCTGTTCTGCTATCCTCTACGTGATGTGGTACTGGACGGGCATAGCCGGCAATGCACCCGGGATGGACAGCACCGTCACTGAGGCGGTGGGTCCGAGCGGCGAGGCGAACGCCGCTGCGCGGGCGGCACGGGCCGAGGCGAACGCCGCTGCGCGGGCGGTCTGGGACGAAGCGGGCGTGCGGGACGCCGTGGCAGCGTTCAGACTGAAGCTACGCGAAGGCTTCAGCGTATCGACGCCAGAGCAGGTTCTGCACCTGGTGGAGCAACTCGGCTTCTGCCACGCCTTCACCCCTGAGCCGCCCGACTGCCCCTTCTCCGTGGCCGCAGTGCCCGGCCTGTTCGAGCTGCTGCCCACGGACGACGAGGACACTCGCTGGGACTGGGCATGGACCTGGAAGGACTCCTTCCTGGAGTCAGGCCACGTTTACTACGGCAAGCTCATCCACCGCAAGCCTACCTACGTCTCATCCCGCATGCTCTCCCCGTTCTACGCCATGACCGGCAATCTGGGCGACGCGGACGACTGCGCCAATGCCCTGGACGAGGCTCGGGCGGGGGGCTTCGCCTGCACCGTCTACGAGCACATCGCCGCCTCGGGGCCCACCTCGACCATTGAACTCGGGCGGCACTTCGCGGTGACCCGGGCGACCCTCGACCGCGCGCTGACGGAACTGCAAACAGCCATGCTCCTGGTCCCCGCGGGCACGCGGCCCGAGGGACCCCGCAAATACACCTACGTATGGGACATCTTCCCGCGCCGCTTTCCCGCCGCAGTAGCAGCAGCATCGTCCCTCGGCCGGTCCCAGGCGACCGAGGAGGTCATCCTGCGCTACCTGCAGCTGGCCGGCGCCACCTCGGAGCACCACATCTGCCGGGCACTGCCCATCCCCGCCTTCCTCATCACCAACGCGCTCAAGAAGCTCCAATCCCGGGGCCTGGTCGCCCAGTGCCAGTCACCCACCGCACCCCGCCGCCGCTGACACCGCCGCACCGCCACGACCGGCGCCATTGACACCCGCCGCGCCCTCAGGTGTCCGTGCGGCGGCAGAGGATGCTGCGCAGGGTATCCACGGTGATATTCCCTCCGGAGAGCATGAGCGCCACCTTCTTCCCGGCCAGCTCATTCCGCATCTTCAACGCGGCTGCGGTGGCGGCCGCCCCCGCGCCCTCGGCCAGCTGGTGAGCCGTCTCCAGGAGCAGGACGACGGCGTCCTTCATATCATCCTCGGACACCAGTACCATGTCGTCCAGGTAGCGGCGCAGGATACTGAACGGTAACTCAAACGCCACCCGGGTGGCCAGCCCCTCGGCGAAGGTGTCGCAATCCGGCGTCTCCACCAAACGACCCTGCTTCCAGGACAGGTAGACGGCCGGAGCGCGCTCCGCCTGTACGCCGATCACCTGGATGGCGGGATTCAGGCTCTTGGCCACGATACACGCCCCGCACGCCCCGCTGCCGCCCCCGATGGGGACGATGATGTAATCCAGGTCGGGGACCTCCTCCAGGATCTCCAGGTAGGCGGTGGCCACCCCGGCAATGAGCAGGGGCTCATTCATGGAGTGCACGTAGCGGTAGCCCTGTCGTTGCGCCTCCTCCTCCACCCACAGGCGGGCCTCGTCGAAATCCTTTCCCCGCAGGACCACCTCCGCCCCCAGGCGCCTCATCGCCTCCACCTTGTAGGGATTGGCGCCCTCCGGTGCGGCGATGATGGCCCTCACCCCGAAGGCCCGCGCCGCGTACGCGATGGACTGCCCGTGATTCCCGGTGGACGCCGTGATGACCCCGTTCCGCCTCTCGTCCGGCGTCAGGCGTGACACCAGGTTGAGGCCACCCCGAACCTTGAACGCCCCAATCGGCTGCAGGTTCTCGCACTTCAACCACGTCTCGCATCCCAGCGCCTCACCCAGGGCGCCGGGCCTGATCAGCGGCGTGGGTCGCAGGAACCTGCCTACCACCGTCCGCGCCCGGTACACATCCGCGATACTCGGCTCCCACAACTCCGGCATAATCATCACCCACGACCAGCTTCCACACCCCAGGCCGGCCGACCTGCTCCGACCGGCCAGGCGGCGATTCTTTCACCGCTCGCAGGCGAAGGAAGCGGCGAAGAATTGTCCAGAACGGGGGCCGGCGGCCCCTCCAGCCTGGCTCCGGCGCAGCCGCCGTCTACATAACCTGTCCCACCGCCGACTTATGTCGAAGCTGCCAGGCCGGCAGGTGACCTCCGCACCCCGAAAGACCGCCATGTACCCGGCATCTGTCGAAAAAGGCACCACCCACTTCCTGCCAACCAGGCGAGATTTTCACCACCTGTGGATAACCTCCTGCCGAGGACAGGACAATGCTGGGAATCCGATATAATCCTGGTAAACTGGCAGGAGAATGATGGCATCCGTGTAAGATAGTGGAGGATGTAAGATACTGGAGGATAATAGCGAGGAGGGGGACTCGTGTGGGACTTCCCCGTACCGATCGACCTGGTTCACGCCGATCTCCCCATGGAGGCCAGGTTCGAAGGTCACTGAGGTCGGGAGAGTTGCGCCATCCGGGGTTGCACGAAGCGCGCCACCTGGGGCGGATGGAGCGGCTCCCAGGAACCTCGCACCCCATGGGCCAGCGCGGCAACCTCGATGTGGAGCATGGCGATTCCGCAGTCCAGGCGTCTGCTGATGCCGCCGGGGTCGCGCCCTCCCGCCACCGAGACGGTGATCGTGCAGCCGGCCTGGTCGGGGGGAGACGCAACCTCTACGCTGAAGCGCCATGGCTGGCGATTCACTGCGGACGGGGCCAGCCGGGCAGCCTCGAGGGCGGCCAGCACCCACCCCGGCCAGCGGGCTTCTTCGGGCAGCCCGCTCCCGGGGTGATCCTGGACCATCAATTGGGCAAGCGGCTTCCGGTGGTGCGAGCGAGCAAACCCGGTCATGAGGGACTCCTCCCAGGTGCAGTGACCAGGACGACCGAAGGGGATGACGGCCATCACCTGCTCTCCGGCGCCCACACCCAGCAGCCGGCCCGCCACCTCGGGGCGGAAGAACCCTCCCACCCAGCAGGTACCCAGACCGAGGGAGGTGGCCTCGAGCACCAGCGCCTGGCCGGTGTAGCCGACTCGCTCCTGTACGTAGGGGCTCCTCATGTCCCCCACCAGGGCCACGTAGGCCGGCGCCCCCTTGACCTGCCCGTAGCTCCCCACCAGCCCCCTCAACACCTCATCTGCCGGGCGCGGTACCAACACCGCCCGCGCCTCCCCATAGGGGCGGAACTCCGCACACACAGCCTCCATCCGCCCGAGCAGCCCGGGCTCAACCGGCAGCCGGTCGAAATGCCGGCGCGAACGGCGCCTTTCGATGGCCCGGTACCACTGCCCGACAGGTATCTCCACCCCACGTACCTCCTTCCAGGCACCGCGCTCGCCGGGGGTCGGAGCCGCGGGCGGCGAGGGCGGCTATGTGCTGCGGGCAGGGCGGGCGAGGGCGGCAAGGGCGCTCAGGCGCCGGGCGTGGGGCCGGCGAGGGCGGTGAGGGCGGCGACCATCTCCTTGAGGTACTGCGGTATGGGGAGACCCTGGGGACAGGCCGACTCGCACTGCCCGCACTCCGCGCAACTGGCGGGGTCCCCCAGGCGCTCCTTGACCCGGTCGCAGTGCCTGGCCAGCTCCCCGAGAGAACCATACACGGACGCGTCGTTGTACAGCCCGAACAGGTCCGGGATGGAGATCCCCTGCGGGCACGGAGTGCAGTAGCCACAGTGGGTACAGTCGACCTTCGTGCGCCGGCGGTAGGCGGCCCTGACCTCCTCCACCAGGGCCAGTTCCTCCCCGGTGAGGGAGTTGGGCAGGGCCGTCCCGGCGGTGCGAATGTTCTCTGCCAGCTGCTCCATGGTACTCATGCCGCTCAGCACCACGGTCACCTGCGGATGATTCCACACCCAGCGCAGCCCCCATTCAGCCGGCGTGCGCTTCACGGGGGCGCGATCCCAGATGGCCTGCACCTCGGGCGGGACGTTCTTCGTGAGACTCCCGCCGCGCAGGGGCTCCATGACCACCACGGCCAGGCCTTTCCCGCCGGCATAACCGAGACCTTCGATCCCGGCCTGGAAGTGCTCGTCCATGTAGTTGAACTGGATCTGGCAGAGATCCCACGGGTAGGCGTCCACGATGGCCTTGAAGACCTCCAGGCTGTCGTGGAAGGAGAAGCCCGCGTGCTGGACGCGGCCGTCGGCCCGGGCGCGCTCGAAGAACCGGAACACGTCGGCCTTCACCAGCGTCTTCCACCGTTCTACGGTGAGGCCGTGCATCAGGTACACGTCGACGTGGTCCGTCTGCAGCCGCTCGAGCTGGATGTCGAGGTACCGGTCGAAGTCCTCGTGGGACTTGACCAGCCAGGTAGGGCACTTGGTGGCCAGCTTCACGCGCTCCCGGTACCCGCCCCCCAGTAGGCGGCCGACGACCACCTCGCTCTGTTCGCGGTGATAGCTGTAGGCGGTGTCGATGTAGTCGACGCCGTGTTCCACGGCATAGCTCACCATTTCCGCCGTCTTTTCTTCATCTATCTTCGCCGGGTCGTCATCGACGACCGGAAGCCGCATCATGCCAAAACCCAGGATAGAAACCTCGAAGCCCTGTGACCCGAACTTCCTGCGCAGCATTTTCCGCCCCCCGTGATGACTCATCTGCGGAGCCAACGACGACCCCGTCGGCCGACCCCGCCCTCCCGTCGCCCGGATCCGGCACAGCTACCAGGCAGGACACCCCGCACGCCTACCCGGCACGCCCATGGCGCCCGGCCGCCCGGCGCGCTCCGGCCGCACGCACTACGTTTCGGCCTGGGCGCCCGCATTACCTGCCGGCAGATCCGCTACCACATGCGCCAGAAGGCCGACAGGAAGGAACGTCACGGTGCAGCAACCTCCATCCTCCCATTAACCCGCGCCCAGGTGAACTGCCCTTTCTCACCCATCAGAGGGTGCCAGCAATTCAGTGGTCAATGTCGCCCTCGGGCTGCCCCGCCGGTACTACCGGCCCGACGGCACGCCGGCCCGCGCCTGAGCCGCCTGCAGCCCCGCCCGCGGAACAGCCTGCCGTCCGGCGGACCCGGCAGAGAGGAGTGGGTTTCGACACGACGAACAGGCAACGTGGGGGGTGTGGGATGCAGCAGCACGGGAGCGCCGGGGGAGCGGTGGCGGCCCTGCAGGGGCGAGGTCGCCGGGAGGGCCGGTGGTTGGTGGTGGGGGAAGCCGACCTGGAGGCGGTGGCCGGGGAGTGGGGTATCCCGGTCAGGGAACTCATCTGCCTGGGCCTGGCCGCCGGCACGGTGCCCGCCCGGTTCCTGCGGAATATGGGGGTCATGGGCGCAGAGGGCCAGCTGCGCCTCCTGGACGCGCAGGCCACGGTGATCGGGCTCGGAGGTGCCGGTGGGCTGGTGGCGGAGACGCTGGCCCGAGCCGGAGTGGGCACCCTGGTGCTGGTGGACCGGGACGTCTTTGAGGAATCCAACCTCAACCGGCAGCTGCTGGCCAGCTCCTCCACCATCGGGAGGTCGAAGGCCGAAGTGGCCGGCGAACGCATCCGGGACGTCAACCCCCACACGCGCGTGGTGGCCAGGCGGCAGGCGCTCACGCCGGAGACCGCCCGCAGCCTGCTGGAAGAGCCATTTGGAGCAACGAAGCGGAACCGGGTGGTGGTGGACTGCCTGGACAGCGGGCGAGACCGCCTGATCCTGCAGCGCGGCTGCCGCGAGCTGGGCCTGCCCCTGGTGCACGCCGCCGTAAGCGGGTGGCAGGGCCGCGTCACGCTCATCATGCCCGACCGCCCCGGTCTGGAGCACTTCTACGAAGACGCGGACCTCCCCACCGGGGACGAAATCCTGGCGGCGGGGGTTGCGCCCCCCGTGCCCCTGATCGTGGCAGCCTGGGAAGCGGGAGTGGCCCTGCGGGTCCTGTTGGGGGATGCGTCGGCGGCAGGGCATGTGTTCACATACGACGTGGCCACCGGCCACGCGATCAGTGTTCCCTTTGGATTGGCGCGCATGTCGGCCGCCTGGTGGCGGCGCCGGAAAAAGCCGGCGCCCCGCACGGGGAGTCAATCCGCGCCGCAGCCATGATCTTCGCGGCCCCGCAGCCGCGCGCTCCAATCTCGCACGGACGGGCCCGCAGCCGCGCGGCCTAATCCCGTACGCAGGAGCCCGTCCGGCCCCGCAGGTGGGCGATCTGGCCCCGGAGCAAAGAGAGCACCTTGCGGTCGATCTCGGGTCCGGGGCGGTGCCTCTCCTCCAGGTTCTCCACGCCTTCATAAGTGGACAGTGCCGCTTCCAGTTCCGGCGACCAGCGGCCGTCCGTCGCACCCGCCCAGTAGCCGAGTCCCCTCAGTCCCTCCTGGATCTCCTTGATCAGGGCCTCGTCCAGCGGCAGGATGTCCTCGGGGGCCGGTGGCAGGAAGTAGAGATCGTGCAAATCGATGAGGCGGCCCAGCTCCACCACCGGGTCGGGGTGGTCGTCCACGCGCAGGTCCATGTAGCGGTCGCTGAGGCCGCCGTATCCCCCTCCCGCGCGCACCACCAGGATGCCCGCCGACTGCCTGCCCCGCCGGTCCCCTCCCGCCCGGTCGCCCGCCAGGAGGGCCGCGTGCAGGCGCCGGGCCAGGGAGCCACGGGTGGCGAGGAAGGTATCCGCCATGCCCCGCACTACCTGCTCGCCGGCCAGGATGTTGCCCTGGCAGGTGAAACCTTCCCCTGCGATGCCCCCCGCCCAGGACAGGCAGCCCTCCCCGGTGAAGGTGGCGCTGCGGCCGGCGGCGTCAACCAGCCCCACCTGGCGCAGGTGACGCTCCTCGTCCGCCGCGGTGAGTTGCCGCACCGCGTCCGGGGCGGGGATGCCCGCCGCCATCAACTCCAGGCCCCGGGGACCGTAACTGACGTTGGCGTGCGCCTGGGTGGCCACCGCCCCCACCCCGGCGCGGGCGTGCATCACCACGGCCCCCGCGGCCAGGAACTTGGAGGCCACCGCCACCCCCCATTCCTGCCTGTCAGGGTCATACGCCACTATGGAAAACGTACTCGGCCTCATGCGCCGCGCCCCCCTTTGTTCGGTCTCCCCCGCAGCTCCCTACCCGGGCTCCCGCTGCCTGAGTCCGACCCGGGCCCCGGCATCCGGTTTCTCTGGCGCACACCCGCTTTCCTTCGAGCCGCTCCCTGGGGGGTGACGAGCCAGCCGCCTGACGCGCTGCCACCCGGCTGTCAGCAGCCAGCCAATTCGCACGCCGTCGATCTGAGAACGAGACGGCCGCCGCGTGGTAGAATAGGCGCGCAGGCCGGCACCGGGGGCGGGGGATCAGCGGTGGCGAAAACCGTTGCGAACACGTACGAGGGCAGGAACATCCTGCGGGGGTATCCGCTGATCGTCACGGCGGGCGTCATCCGCAAAGATGACGCCGTCCTCATCGCTCGCCGGGAATCGGGACCGCTGGCAGGCCAGTGGGAGTTCCCCGGAGGCAAGCTCGAACCCGGGGAAAGCCCCGAGGCATGCCTGGCCAGGGAACTCCGGGAGGAGCTAGGCCTGGAGGTAGAGGTCGGGGACATCTTCGCGGTGGTCTACCACGAGTACCCCAGCGGGCCGGTCCTGCTCCTCGGGTACACCTGCCTCCTCCCCGAAGGCCACGCCTGCCCGCCCGAAGACTGCGCCTCTCACCTGCCCGAAGACTGCGGGCACAATCAGACGAGGTCCCGCCCGGGACGGGTACCGTCCCGGTGGGTGAAGATCCCCGACCTGCACCGCTATGGCTTCGCTCCCGCGGACCTCCCCATCGTTGAGAAGCTGCAGCGCACCGGCGCGGCTCCCGCTTGCGGGGAGCAACGGCGCCGCAGCGGCATCCGCGAAGAACAGGCATCGCCCCGTGCCATGCTTAGGGCTTGACGACGTGCATGCTTAGGGCTCGACGAGTGCCGCCGTCAGGGCTTGATGACGGCCTTGATGACCCGCAGGCTTTCGACGTCGAGCAGGGCCTGCTGGCACTCCTCCAGCGGGTAGAACCGGGAAATCGCCTTCTCGTAGGGGACCCCGCGTCCCCTGGTCGCCAGCAGGTCAGTGGCCCGGTACAGGTGGGTGAACTCGGTCCCCCAGCACCCGCGGATGTCCAGGTGCTTGCGGTTGATGTCCAGATGGGGGTTGACCTCGACCGGGCCGTTGTCGGTGTACTGGCCCACCACGACGTAGGTGCCCGCGTCCCGGGTCATGCGCATGCCTTCCGCCACTGCCCCGGGGACACCGGACGCCTCGATCGTAACATCGGCGCCTTTACCCGCCGTCAGCTGGCGGATCCGGCCGACGCGCGCCTCCGGCGACGGATACTCCTCCAGGTCAACGGCTTCGTCGGCGCCGAGGGACAGTGCCATTTCCAGCCGCAGCCTGGGTGCACCGATCACGATGACCCGCCGGGCACCCGCCAGCCGGGCAAAGAAGCAGGCGCTCAGGCCCACGGGCCCCGGCCCCTGCACCACCACGGTGTCGCCCAGGCGGATGCCCGCTCGCTCCACGGCGTGGAATCCCGTGGGCAGG from Bacillota bacterium carries:
- a CDS encoding helix-turn-helix domain-containing protein, encoding MSIPSGVARQQNSTPRGRNTPAPRAPRRNRLRPDTWQRDACSAILYVMWYWTGIAGNAPGMDSTVTEAVGPSGEANAAARAARAEANAAARAVWDEAGVRDAVAAFRLKLREGFSVSTPEQVLHLVEQLGFCHAFTPEPPDCPFSVAAVPGLFELLPTDDEDTRWDWAWTWKDSFLESGHVYYGKLIHRKPTYVSSRMLSPFYAMTGNLGDADDCANALDEARAGGFACTVYEHIAASGPTSTIELGRHFAVTRATLDRALTELQTAMLLVPAGTRPEGPRKYTYVWDIFPRRFPAAVAAASSLGRSQATEEVILRYLQLAGATSEHHICRALPIPAFLITNALKKLQSRGLVAQCQSPTAPRRR
- a CDS encoding threonine/serine dehydratase, whose protein sequence is MPELWEPSIADVYRARTVVGRFLRPTPLIRPGALGEALGCETWLKCENLQPIGAFKVRGGLNLVSRLTPDERRNGVITASTGNHGQSIAYAARAFGVRAIIAAPEGANPYKVEAMRRLGAEVVLRGKDFDEARLWVEEEAQRQGYRYVHSMNEPLLIAGVATAYLEILEEVPDLDYIIVPIGGGSGACGACIVAKSLNPAIQVIGVQAERAPAVYLSWKQGRLVETPDCDTFAEGLATRVAFELPFSILRRYLDDMVLVSEDDMKDAVVLLLETAHQLAEGAGAAATAAALKMRNELAGKKVALMLSGGNITVDTLRSILCRRTDT
- a CDS encoding nitroreductase family protein encodes the protein MEIPVGQWYRAIERRRSRRHFDRLPVEPGLLGRMEAVCAEFRPYGEARAVLVPRPADEVLRGLVGSYGQVKGAPAYVALVGDMRSPYVQERVGYTGQALVLEATSLGLGTCWVGGFFRPEVAGRLLGVGAGEQVMAVIPFGRPGHCTWEESLMTGFARSHHRKPLAQLMVQDHPGSGLPEEARWPGWVLAALEAARLAPSAVNRQPWRFSVEVASPPDQAGCTITVSVAGGRDPGGISRRLDCGIAMLHIEVAALAHGVRGSWEPLHPPQVARFVQPRMAQLSRPQ
- a CDS encoding aldo/keto reductase; translation: MLRRKFGSQGFEVSILGFGMMRLPVVDDDPAKIDEEKTAEMVSYAVEHGVDYIDTAYSYHREQSEVVVGRLLGGGYRERVKLATKCPTWLVKSHEDFDRYLDIQLERLQTDHVDVYLMHGLTVERWKTLVKADVFRFFERARADGRVQHAGFSFHDSLEVFKAIVDAYPWDLCQIQFNYMDEHFQAGIEGLGYAGGKGLAVVVMEPLRGGSLTKNVPPEVQAIWDRAPVKRTPAEWGLRWVWNHPQVTVVLSGMSTMEQLAENIRTAGTALPNSLTGEELALVEEVRAAYRRRTKVDCTHCGYCTPCPQGISIPDLFGLYNDASVYGSLGELARHCDRVKERLGDPASCAECGQCESACPQGLPIPQYLKEMVAALTALAGPTPGA
- a CDS encoding ThiF family adenylyltransferase — protein: MQQHGSAGGAVAALQGRGRREGRWLVVGEADLEAVAGEWGIPVRELICLGLAAGTVPARFLRNMGVMGAEGQLRLLDAQATVIGLGGAGGLVAETLARAGVGTLVLVDRDVFEESNLNRQLLASSSTIGRSKAEVAGERIRDVNPHTRVVARRQALTPETARSLLEEPFGATKRNRVVVDCLDSGRDRLILQRGCRELGLPLVHAAVSGWQGRVTLIMPDRPGLEHFYEDADLPTGDEILAAGVAPPVPLIVAAWEAGVALRVLLGDASAAGHVFTYDVATGHAISVPFGLARMSAAWWRRRKKPAPRTGSQSAPQP
- a CDS encoding DUF1028 domain-containing protein, producing MRPSTFSIVAYDPDRQEWGVAVASKFLAAGAVVMHARAGVGAVATQAHANVSYGPRGLELMAAGIPAPDAVRQLTAADEERHLRQVGLVDAAGRSATFTGEGCLSWAGGIAGEGFTCQGNILAGEQVVRGMADTFLATRGSLARRLHAALLAGDRAGGDRRGRQSAGILVVRAGGGYGGLSDRYMDLRVDDHPDPVVELGRLIDLHDLYFLPPAPEDILPLDEALIKEIQEGLRGLGYWAGATDGRWSPELEAALSTYEGVENLEERHRPGPEIDRKVLSLLRGQIAHLRGRTGSCVRD
- a CDS encoding (deoxy)nucleoside triphosphate pyrophosphohydrolase, which translates into the protein MAKTVANTYEGRNILRGYPLIVTAGVIRKDDAVLIARRESGPLAGQWEFPGGKLEPGESPEACLARELREELGLEVEVGDIFAVVYHEYPSGPVLLLGYTCLLPEGHACPPEDCASHLPEDCGHNQTRSRPGRVPSRWVKIPDLHRYGFAPADLPIVEKLQRTGAAPACGEQRRRSGIREEQASPRAMLRA
- a CDS encoding zinc-binding dehydrogenase; this encodes MTGPEKPVEVRGFPPPHLEPGGVLLRTVYSEVCGTDVHLYHGQLAGVPYPIIPGHVSVGMVEEVAPPAAGQEVLTPRGQPVRRGDLVTFLDVHETCGRCWTCLVAKAATRCPQRRVYGITYSATEGLLGGWSEKIYLKPGVLIMHLPEDLSPEKFIAGGCGLPTGFHAVERAGIRLGDTVVVQGPGPVGLSACFFARLAGARRVIVIGAPRLRLEMALSLGADEAVDLEEYPSPEARVGRIRQLTAGKGADVTIEASGVPGAVAEGMRMTRDAGTYVVVGQYTDNGPVEVNPHLDINRKHLDIRGCWGTEFTHLYRATDLLATRGRGVPYEKAISRFYPLEECQQALLDVESLRVIKAVIKP